One segment of Triticum aestivum cultivar Chinese Spring chromosome 2A, IWGSC CS RefSeq v2.1, whole genome shotgun sequence DNA contains the following:
- the LOC123185606 gene encoding fasciclin-like arabinogalactan protein 7 codes for MEPKTAVLVSALLCLALSRGALSQKARAPIVEAPAPAPAPRYVELAELLSLAGPYGKFLEYLTMTDVIKTFQSQANDTKQGITVFAPQNSAFAALNETVLSNLTTDQLRSLMLHHAMPRYYPLSAFSKLAAASPVSMYAYKVNVTYAAGTIGVVSGWATAKLASSVYSTSPVAVYALNRVLLPKEIFPATPEMAPAPAPGRGGKATADAPGASERAASDNADAKSSSCRVVGAGSLAFGYVVLLVSGLLMA; via the coding sequence atggagcccaagacggctgtTCTTGTCAGCGCATTGCTTTGCCTGGCGCTCTCCCGCGGCGCCTTGTCCCAGAAGGCACGGGCGCCGATCGTCGAggccccggcgccggcgccggccccgcGCTACGTCGAGCTCGCCGAACTGCTCTCCCTCGCCGGGCCGTATGGCAAGTTCCTGGAGTACCTCACCATGACCGACGTGATCAAGACGTTCCAGAGCCAGGCCAACGACACCAAGCAGGGCATCACCGTCTTCGCGCCCCAGAACTCGGCGTTCGCGGCCCTCAACGAGACCGTGTTGTCCAACCTCACCACCGACCAGCTCCGGTCGCTCATGCTGCACCACGCCATGCCCAGGTACTACCCGCTCTCGGCCTTCTCCAAGCTGGCGGCGGCGAGCCCGGTGTCCATGTACGCGTACAAGGTGAACGTCACATACGCCGCCGGCACGATCGGCGTCGTGTCGGGCTGGGCCACCGCCAAGCTCGCCAGCAGCGTGTACTCGACGTCGCCCGTCGCGGTGTACGCGCTCAACAGGGTGCTGCTGCCCAAGGAGATCTTCCCGGCCACCCCGGAgatggcgccggcgccggcgccgggacGTGGGGGCAAGGCGACGGCCGACGCCCCGGGCGCCAGCGAGCGTGCTGCCAGTGACAATGCGGACGCCAAGAGTTCGTCGTGCCGGGTCGTTGGCGCAGGGAGCCTTGCATTTGGCTACGTGGTTCTTCTGGTCTCCGGGCTTTTGATGGCGTAG